In the Methanobrevibacter ruminantium genome, TGAAACTCACCTTCATATCAAGGCCCAATTAGACGTTTTACGCTTGTTAAAGGATTTGTCCACGGAAGGAAAACAGATAATAATAACCACTCACTATCCATTCATAATCAACCAGGTCAAGCTTGATGAAATTAAGTTAATCAGCTTAGATGCAGATAGAGGTTCCCAAATCTTTGAATTGGGCAGCACAACCCAAACACAGATTACATTGGCAAATCTTGGAATAATGAATATAGACTTCTTCTTCACAAGCAAACTTTTGATAGTGGAAGGGGAATCCGAGCTTAAGTTCATTCCAATAATGTATGAGAAATTGTATGGCTATCCAATAACCCAAAACTTCCTAAAGATTGTAAAGGCAGACGGCATAAAGGACATACCTAATTTCATCCGCATTATAAAGAATTCATTTTCCAAAACGGATATCTTTGCATTGATGGACAATGATGCTGATGAGGAAACAAAGGAAAGTTTAAACAAATGGATTGAAAACGGCATGATTGAAAATTCAAATATCTTCGTTATTGGTCAAAAGGAGTTTGAAGACACTTTCCCGAATGATGTGCTCGCTCTGGCATTATCCAAATACATAAGCGATGAATGCGGATATGAAGTGGAAATAGAAGTTAAGGAAATACAGAAGATAAGAAAATCCAAGAAGTTTTCAAAGTCTTTAGGAGACATATTCTATAATATGACCTATAGAGGCTTCAGCAAACCTACCTTTGCACAATACTTGGCATTGTATGCTGAAGAAGAGGATATTGATGAGAAGTTTATCAGATTATTCAAATTGATTTCAGATTAGAAAAACAAATATTAGATGATTAAGATGACAGATAAGGATTTAAAGTTAGAAACCAAGTGCTATGATGCAATGGAATATGGCTATCTCTACGGATTGAACAAGAAGATACCTGATGAGGAATGGGAGAAAGTCAAGCAATATATGAGAAAATGGAAAAGGATGGACTTTGTAGAAGGCAACATCAAGGTTACAGGACGTCCTGAAGGATACAGATGCTTGGAAGAGGATGTTTCTAAAGTTGAAGAGATACTTGGAATAACAAACACATTGGAAAAAAGAAGAAAAAACATAGAAGAGAAGATGTCTGATCCAATCAAGAAGGTTCAATTCAAGGACCAAGTCTACAACTGGTTAACAATGCTCTTTAAAAGCGGAACACAACCAAAACAGGATTTAAGCAGACTGGCTATCCATTCCACCAAAATCTATGATCCTGCAGATGGTTTCAAGAATGGTGCAGAGGAGGGATACGGTGAACTATTCATTTACACTCCTCATGGAATGTGGTATATTATCAATAACTGCAGTCCAGGAGCAAACAAGGCACTTAATAACCTCGAAAGTAAGTTTGGCGGT is a window encoding:
- a CDS encoding ATP-dependent nuclease, which gives rise to NNNNNNNNNNNNNNNNNNQQMLLEKMGDGTNRRTTLAIFKHKKDKNDLVYVFDEVETHLHIKAQLDVLRLLKDLSTEGKQIIITTHYPFIINQVKLDEIKLISLDADRGSQIFELGSTTQTQITLANLGIMNIDFFFTSKLLIVEGESELKFIPIMYEKLYGYPITQNFLKIVKADGIKDIPNFIRIIKNSFSKTDIFALMDNDADEETKESLNKWIENGMIENSNIFVIGQKEFEDTFPNDVLALALSKYISDECGYEVEIEVKEIQKIRKSKKFSKSLGDIFYNMTYRGFSKPTFAQYLALYAEEEDIDEKFIRLFKLISD